The following coding sequences lie in one Glycine max cultivar Williams 82 chromosome 19, Glycine_max_v4.0, whole genome shotgun sequence genomic window:
- the LOC102663042 gene encoding uncharacterized protein: MRGPIVDGIKDRAFEELSQLKIPTKYVVFAWRLLRDRLPIRINLHRRQIDILDRHCPFCSREEEEEGHLFFHCNRIIRIWWESLSWVNKSAAFPKDPRQHFLQHGDILNEGRRATRWMAVTWTIWQQRNMIVFSNETLDNNKLIGKAAFLLWTRLRHLEKDFLSF; the protein is encoded by the coding sequence ATGAGGGGGCCTATAGTTGATGGGATCAAGGACAGGGCTTTTGAGGAGCTGTCGCAGCTGAAGATTCCAACCAAATATGTAGTATTTGCATGGAGGCTTCTTAGAGATAGACTACCCATTAGAATAAACTTACACAGGAGACAAATAGATATATTGGATAGGCACTGCCCATTTTGCAGcagagaggaagaggaagaaggacaTTTGTTTTTCCACTGCAATAGAATCATCCGTATTTGGTGGGAATCATTATCCTGGGTGAACAAATCTGCAGCTTTTCCAAAAGATCCAAGACAACATTTTCTACAGCATGGAGATATATTGAATGAGGGGAGAAGGGCTACTAGGTGGATGGCAGTGACCTGGACCATTTGGCAGCAACGGAATATGATAGTATTCTCCAATGAAACATTAGACAACAACAAATTGATTGGCAAAGCAGCTTTCTTGTTGTGGACTAGGCTGAGGCATTTGGAGAAggattttttgtcattttaa